The genome window CTTTGATCTCGCCGCGCCGCCGAGGCGGATCGAGATTTATGACAACAGCCATATTCAGGGCACCAATGCCGTTGGCGGCATGGTGGTGATGGGGCCGGATGGCTGGATGAAGAGCCAGTATCGGAAATATAACATCAAGGGCGAGGAGCTGGTGCCGGGAGATGACTTCGGCATGATGAAAGAGGTGCTTTCGCGGCGCTTCAAGCGGCTGCTGAAGGAAGATCCGGACCGGCAGAGCGAGACCTGGCCCGACCTGCTGCTGATCGACGGCGGCGCCGGGCAGGTGAGCGCAGTGGGCGAGATCATGGCTGAGTTGGGGGTGGAGGATGTGCCCTTCATCGGCGTGGCCAAGGGGGTGGACCGCGACCACGGCAAGGAAGAATTTCACCGCCCTGGCCAAAGGGTTATGGCGCTGCGCCACAACGATCCGGTGCTCTATTTCGTGCAGCGGATGCGCGACGAGGCGCATCGGTTTGCCATTGGCACCCATCGCGCCAAGCGGGCGAAGTCGATGGTGGCCAACCCGCTCGACGAGGTTGCCGGTGTGGGCGCGACGCGCAAGCGGGCGCTGCTGGCGCATTTCGGCTCGGCCAAGGCGGTGAGCCGGGCGGCGCTGGCGGATCTGAAGGCGGTGGAGGGGGTCAGCGAGGGGCTGGCGCAGAAGATCTATGACTTCTTCCATGAGAAGGGGTGAGCACGGGGCACCGCCGGACCTTGTGTTAACCCATAGGGATTAACCGCGAAAAGCACAGGGGCACATCCGGTACACAAGCGGTACACACCCTGTGCATACGTCATCCGACATAGCGGACGTTAATCAATGCAGCGTGCGCTGGCCATTGCCGCCAAAGAGGCGCGGCGAACGGCTCTTCCAGACGCCACGGCAACGCGATACACCGGTGGCGATGGTCTGGACGCTGCCCAATATCCTCACGGTTCTGCGCCTGCTCGCCGCCCCCGGCGTGGCGGTGATGTTCCTCTATTTCTCCCGCCCCTGGGCCGACTGGTTTGCGCTGGTGCTCTTTGTCACGGCGGCGGTGACGGATTTTTTCGACGGCTGGCTGGCGCGGAAGTGGAAGCAGGAAACCAAGATCGGCGCGATGCTGGACCCGATTGCCGACAAGGCGATGGTGGTGATCGCGCTGCTGGTCATCACCGGGTTTTCCGGCATGAACCCGTGGATCCTGCTGCCGGCGACGCTGATCATGTTCCGCGAGGTCTTCGTCAGCGGCTTGCGGGAGTTTCTCGGTGACACCGCGGGCACGCTGAAGGTGACGAACCTCGCCAAGTGGAAGACGACGGCGCAGATGACGGCCATTGCCATTCTCTTCCTCGGCACGGGGCTCGACTGGCTGACCCACCGTGGCGACAGCCCCGGCGGCCTTGCGCGCTTTCGCGATGGCCCGGCGGGCTGGGCGACGGTGGCGGGCATCTGGGTGCTCTGGATCGCGGGGGCGCTCACGCTCATCACGGGCTGGGACTATTTCCGCAAGGCGCTGCCCTTCCTGAAGGGGCCGAAATGACGGTGGATGTGCTTTACTTTGCCTGGGTCC of Oceanicola sp. 502str15 contains these proteins:
- the pgsA gene encoding CDP-diacylglycerol--glycerol-3-phosphate 3-phosphatidyltransferase, with translation MVWTLPNILTVLRLLAAPGVAVMFLYFSRPWADWFALVLFVTAAVTDFFDGWLARKWKQETKIGAMLDPIADKAMVVIALLVITGFSGMNPWILLPATLIMFREVFVSGLREFLGDTAGTLKVTNLAKWKTTAQMTAIAILFLGTGLDWLTHRGDSPGGLARFRDGPAGWATVAGIWVLWIAGALTLITGWDYFRKALPFLKGPK